ACACAGCTTGCCTTGATACATCAAATACTTCAGAGATCTCTCCAAGCGAATAATCCTCTAAATAGTACATTTCCATATAATTTCGCTGTTTAGGTGTAAGTAATGCCTGATAAAAATCAAATAGATAATTCATTCTTGTCGTTTTTTCCAGCATCTTGCTACACCTCTTATCGTTAATTTATTAGATAAACGTATTTCGTGCGTCTCGCTTACGTCATTAGAAATGGCGTTTCTCACAATGATAAACTTACTTTACTCACTACAACGTAAGAATAACGAAATGAAATATATGTGTCAAGTAAACTTCCTTTATTCTTTTTCCAGTAAATCAGCAAATAAACCATAGACAAATGCATGTGCATCAAATGGGCGTAAATCATTAACGCCTTCTCCTAAACCGACAAACTTAACCGGTATTTGTAACTCATTTCGTATAGCTAAAACAATTCCACCTTTAGCCGTTCCATCTAGTTTTGTTAATACAATTCCCGTTACATCTGTTGCCTCAGCAAATATTTTAGCTTGACTTAACGCATTTTGTCCTGTTGTCGCATCCAACACAAGCAAAACTTCATGCGGTGCATGAGGAACTTCTCGTTCGATTACGCGCTTTACTTTTGCTAGTTCGTTCATTAAATTCACTTTGTTTTGCAGCCTGCCAGCGGTATCACAAATGAGAACGTCGGCTTGCTTCGATTTAGCTGATTTGATCCCATCAAATATAACAGCTGCTGGATCACTTCCGGAATTTTGTTTTACGACGTCAACACCTGTTCGCTCGCCCCAAACTTCTAATTGTTCAATCGCTCCAGCGCGAAAGGTGTCCCCAGCAGCAAGCATAACCTTCTTTCCTTCCTGCTTAAGCTGATGAGCTAGTTTACCAATTGAGGTTGTTTTCCCTACCCCGTTTACTCCTACAACCAAGATAATCGAAAGCTCACCTTCCTGAAGAGAAAGACTTTCTATTTCCTGTTCGTTATCACCATAATAAATTTCTACCAGCTTTTCAGAAATAACATCTTTCATTTCTGTCGTGTCTTTAATGTTTTGTCGTTTTACTTCCATTTTCAATTCGTCAATCAAGTCCATAACAGTAGCTACACCAGTATCAGCAGAGATTAACACCTCTTCCAATTCTTCAAAGAAGTCTTCATCCACTTTTCGATATCTAGCGAGCAAATCGTTAATTTTACTGGAAAATGTTTGCCGGCTCTTTTTCATTCCTTCTTTATACTTTTCTGATACATCTTCCGCATGTTCTTCATTTCTTTGAAACTTGTTTTTTAACTTATCCATAAAACCCATCATGCATTCCTCCTTATTGTTCCACTAATTGTTCTGTATCTTCTAAGCGGACGGATACTAACCGTGACACACCTGACTCCTGCATGGTTACACCGTATAACACATCTGCTTCTTCCATCGTACCTTTACGGTGAGTAATGACGATAAACTGCGTCTTTTCACTAAACAATTTCACATATTTGGCAAACCTCGCCACATTGGCTTCATCCAATGCAGCTTCTACTTCATCCAGTACACAAAACGGAACTGGACGAACACGTAAAATTGCAAACAATAATGCAATCGCGGTTAATGCCCGTTCTCCGCCTGATAACAGTCCGAGATGTTGCAGTTTTTTCCCTGGTGGCTGTGCAATAATATCCACCCCTGTATCAAGCAGATTTTTCGGATCGGTCAATTTTAGCTCCGCGTGCCCCCCGCCAAACAATTGCTGAAAGACATCGGCAAATGCTTCTTTAATTTGCGAGAATGTTTCACCAAAACGGTTTTTCATTTCTTCATCCATTTCACTGATTACTTGATGAAGGGTTTGCTTTGCTTCAACAAGATCTGTTTGTTGTTCTTTTAAGAAGCTATATCGCTCATTAATACGCTCATATTCATCAATAGCTCCTAAATTTACCGTTCCTAATTGTTCGATTTGCTGTTTCAACTGTGTAACGGAAGCTTGGGCAGCCTGTTTATCTTTTGCTTTTTCGTACATTTGCTGGGCCTTTTCATATGTCATCAAATACTCACTCTGCAAATGGTTTAGTAAATTCTCAAGCTCCACATCGATTCGATTGGACTGAACTTCCTTCTGATTTAAAGTTCGTCTAAGTTCATCCAACTGCTTGTGAATCAGCTTTAGTTCCTGTTCTTGATCTTGAATCTGTTTGGAGCGAGTAGTACGTTCTGTACGTATTTTTTCAATAGAAGCAGTTATTTCCTGCTTAGCTCTAGATTGTTGCCTAATCATATCATCTATTTGTTCCTCTGATTCGTTTGCTTCTTGGAATTCTACTAGGTTTTTCCATTCTTCGACATATTGGTCATATTCATGTTGAAGTTCTGTAAGTTGTTCTTGTACTTGCTTTGTTTTTTCACGCTGGTTTCTTACCCGTTCATCTTGCTCTGCCAATAAAACTTGCTTTTGGTGTAATTCTTCCTGCAGTTTTTCTTTATTATTTTTCAGCTCCGTTTGCTGTTTGTTTAAATCCTGAATTTCTTGTTCAATTTCTTTTGCTTGCTGATCTAACTGAATTAGCTCTTTCTCAAGAAGCATCTTGCGGTTCGCTAGGTCGTCACGATCCTCTGTATGCTGCCGCTTATCTTGATCATAGATACGTAATCGATCATTTAAAGCATGTAGCTTCATTTCCAATTCACGAAAATCTGTCTGCATTTGTTGTAGCTGCTTTTGCTCAGCTTGCAACGTTGTTTCTTCCGTTTTTAACTGCTCTTCTAAAACTTGAATTTGTCGTTTTTGGCGCTGGACATTTTTTTCGAATTCCAATATCTTTTTGTCAAAAGCTTGTAATTTTGCAGTCATTTCTTCAAGCTCTTTTTCACGTGTAAATAGAGATTGATTCGTTTTTTTCTTCGCCCCCCCAGACATAGATCCACCGGGGTTAACTACATCGCCATCCAGTGTAACTATACGATAACGTCTGGAAGACAAAGCTGCTAGCTCATTGGCATCTTTTAATGTTTTAGCAATGACGACATGACCCATTAAATGGTTAATGGCTTTGCGGTAAACGGCATCTGTCTGAATAAGTTCAGCAGCGATTCCGACATAACCAGCATGCCCGATTAGTTTTCTTTTTATATCATTTGGAATAAACCGTTCCTGGATAGAAGAGAGTGGCAAAAATGTTGCTCTGCCGTTATTGGTTTGCTTCAACCAGGAAATAGATTGCCTCGCAGAACGCTCATCTTTTACAACAATATGCTGCGCTTGCCCCCCGAGTACTGTCTCCATGGCAGTAATATATGCCTTGGGAACATCCATTAATTCGATAATCGCTCCGTATACACCAGAAAGCTTCTTTTCTTCTCTCGCTTTTAAAACAGCTTTAACTCCTTGAAAAAAGCCTTGAAAGTCTTCTTTCATTTCCTCCAGCATTTCTTTTTTCGATTTGATTTTTTCTATATACTGATACCCTTGATACAATTTGGTTTGAGCTTCTTGAAAAGCATGACGCTCTCGTTCTAATGATTGCTTGATGGATTGGATGTTTTTTTCTTTTTGGGTGCATGTTTGCTTTTGCTGTTCAACATCAGGTGTGAGCCGCTTCACTTTTTCTAGTAATTCTTCTCTATCATGAATCAGTCCAGCAAATTTTTCCGATTGCTTCTCTGTTATAGCAGCTACCTGCTGTAGGCGTTCTTCCAACGTTTGTTTTTCATTGCGTTTAGCAGCTTGCTCATTTAAGCACTCAATATAATCTGATTTCCGATCTTCTATCTTTTCGGCTAGATCCGCATTCCCTAAACGGAGCTTACTTTCTAACTGTTTAACAGATTGTTCTGTTGCTTTTTTTGCTGTTTGCAAATCAGCCAAATGTTTCTTTTCTTGCACAAATACATCATGTAACTGCCCTATTCGTACAGAGGTTTGATTTTTTTGGGCACCTAGCTTTGCCTTGTTTTCGAAAAAATGCTTGGAACGCTCAAGAAACAACTGTTTTTTTCCCTCATATTTCTCTAATGTTTGCGTTACAGTTAATAAATCTGCTTGCAATTGTTCGAATTGTTGATCCATTTGTTGCAGTGAGTGACGTTCCTTGTCTTGCTCCTTTTCTTTCTGATCCAATTTATGCTGTACACTTTGCTGTTTATCTTTCAACTGATCTATTTCTTTTAATAATGATTGCCACTCTGTATGAAGACGTTCAATTTCTGCTAGCAAGTAAGTAATCTCTGTTTCCTTTAATTGATCTTTGAACACCTGATATTGACGTGCTATTTCTGCTTGTTCTTGCAATGGTTGGATTTGTTGTTCAATTTCATGAATAATATCTTCAACACGGTTTAAATTTTCTTGTGTCTCAGCGAGCTTATATTCTGCCTTTTTCTTTCGTTGTTTATATTTTAAAACACCTGCAGCTTCTTCAAATATGGTTCTTCTTTCTTCAGCCTTGGAGCTTAGTATTTCTTCTACTTTCCCTTGACTAATAATCGAAAAAGCTTCCCTGCCTAGCCCAGAATCCATAAATAAATGGACAATATCTTTTAACCGACAGGACTGGTTATTAATATAGTACTCACTATCTCCGGAACGATAGACGCGTCTCGTTACACTTACCTCGTCATAATCTAATGGTAGAAGCTGATCATGATTATCGAGAACTAACGTTACTTCAGCAACATTTAACGGCTTACGCGTATCACTCCCTTGAAAAATGATATCTTCCATTTTAGAGCCGCGCAGCGATTTCGCTGATTGTTCACCAAGCACCCAACGGATAGCGTCCGTTATATTACTTTTACCACTTCCATTTGGTCCTACAACTGCGGTTACACCAGGAACAAAATCAACGTTTATTCGTTTAGCAAACGATTTAAAGCCTACGCTTTCTAATCTTTTCAAATACATCCGACATTTCTCCTAATTAACGAAAGAATATGTATATTATCATACTCTATACTACTAATAAATTTTTGAGCTGAGACAAACGTAAAACCCGAACTATCTAGAAATGGTGGATAATGCATATAACCCTTCTCCGGATATAAACTTCGCACACCTTAGATCGGCTAGTGAGCGTCCTCTTGCAACGCACTATCGGGACGCGCGGATGCCTTTTTACCGTTTAGTTTCAAAGCTACCAGCGCGTCATCTGTCTTCAGAGTTGACTGTATAGTTTCCTATACAATAAAAAAACGGTTGGCATTTTACCGCATTTATTTTATCATAAATGTAATGGTAAAAGAAGTTTAGAACGTGACATGCAGAATAAAGGAGCTGGCAAATAATGAGTTTAGAGTACCCCTCACAAGAAAACTTAAAAATATTACTAGATGAAATTGCAGATCATCTGTCTGTTGTAAACCGTACCATTATGGACGCAGAGGATTATGATCTGGATAAATATGATGAACTAAAATCGTTGTATGATATGATAAAGCGAAAGGGACATCTCAGTATGCTAGAAACGCAAGCATTCATTGAAGAATTAAGAAACATTCGTAAATAAGTATGAAAGCGAAGTTGTCTTGTTCAAGCAGCTGTCGGTACTACTAAAAGAATAACTTCACCGAGTATGGTCTAGATGCAGGTATATATGATGAAAGCAAGTTACCATAAATGATCTAGGAAAGAAAATAGCAAAAGGCTGTAAAAATGGTACAGCCTTTTGCTATTGTTTATATTTATCTAAAGCAGCTTTTGCCGCTCGCTGTTCTGCTTCCTTCTTTGTTCTGCCTATTCCGGAACCGTACACTTCCCCCTGAATAAAAGCTTTTGCTATAAATTCCTTATCATGAGACGGTCCTCGTTCCTCGACAATTTTATACTCCACTGAACGATGCTTTACTTGTTGAATTAATTCTTGTAATTGACTTTTATAATCCATCGCATGCGAAAAAGCACCATTTGTTATTTTCGGAAACACGTGTTCTTCCAAGAATTGTATCGTTGTATCAAATCCCTGATCTAAATAAAGCGCGCCTAAAAACGCTTCAAACACATCTGCCAGCAGAGCATCTCGGTCACGCCCTCCTGTCTGTTCTTCACCTTTACCCAGTAAAATATACGTCCCAAAGTGTAAGCCACGTGCGAAGCTGGCTAGCGAAGGTTCACAAACGATAGCCGCTCGTAATTTCGTCATTTCTCCTTCTGGCATTTGTTTATTTGTTCGAAATAAATATTGAGATACGCCTAACTCCAATACAGCATCTCCTAAAAATTCCAGCCTTTCATTATCCGAAATAACTTTATGACGATGCTCATTCACATAAGATGAATGAGTAAATGCTTGCATGATCAGCGAGGGATTACGAAAATGAAGACCTAATTGTTTTTCTATTTGGACAACATTCATGAATGGCACCTCAGTTTAATTGATCTAATATACAGAAAGCCTCGTTATGACGAGACTTTCATCCGCTATACTGTTAACCTTGTAAATTATTTATGTAGTTAACAGCATCACCTACTGTATTAATTTTTTCCGCTTCTTCATCAGCAATTTCCATGTCAAATTCGTCCTCAAGTTCCATAACAAGTTCGACAACATCTAATGAATCAGCTTCTAAGTCTTCTTTAAAAGAAGCTTCCATCGTTACTTTTGATTCGTCGACATCAAGACGGTCCACAATAATTGCTTTTACACGATCAAATACATCTGCCATATCCAGTCACCCCCTTTCAAGTAAAATATAGTACAAAACAGATGCTACATTACCATTCCGCCATCGATATGGATCGTTTGCCCAGTAATATAATCCGCATCCTCACTAGCTAGGAATCGAACGACTTTCGCTACATCCTCCGGTGCTCCTAGCCTTTGCAACGGGATCATTGTCAACATATCTTTATGCTGTTCTTCCGACAATGCATCCGTCATATCAGTAGAAATAAAACCTGGAGCTACTGCATTAACATGAATATTTCTGGAAGCCAATTCTTTTGCAGTTGTCTTTGTTAAACCAATGACACCTGCTTTTGCAGCTACATAGTTTGCTTGACCAGGGTTACCACTTACTCCGACAATCGAAGCAACGTTAATGATTTTTCCAGAGCGTTGTTTCATCATCTGTCTCGTAACTGCTTTTGTACAGATAAATACGCCTTTTAGGTTTGTATTAATCACTTCATCGAATTCTGCTTCCTTCATTCTCATAAGTAAATTATCCCGCGTTATTCCAGCATTATTCACAAGGATATCCAATGTGCCAAATTGTGAAACTACTTCCTTTGTCATTGCTTTGACATCTACTTCATCTGCTACATCCGCTTGGATTTTAACAGCTTGTCTGCCAAGCTGTTGAATTTCATTCACAACAGCCTCTGCTTTTGCTTCACTTCCCGCGTAATTGACCGCCACATTTGCACCTTGCTTCGCTAATTCGAGTGCGATGGCACGTCCTATACCTCTGGAAGCTCCTGTAACCAGTGCATTTTTTCCAGTTAACATTAGCCTTCCCCCTTAAACCAAGAAATAAATTCATTTAGCGAGTCAACATCTTGTACGGTAAAAGTTTTCATGTTTCGATCAATTTTTCTAACTAGTCCACTTAAAACTTTTCCGTTTCCTATTTCTACAAAAGCATCCACATCATGCTGCATCATGTTTCGAATTGATTCCTCAAAACGAACAGGAGAATAAAGCTGCTTTACTAGTAAATCCTTTATCTCATTATGCTCTCTTACTGGTTGAGCAGAAACATTAGCATAGACTGGAATCGCAGTATCGTTAATTGTTACTTGGTTTAAATACGCAGCAAAAGATTCATTGGCTGCTTGCATTAACCGGGAATGAAATGGTCCACTAACGTTTAAAGGTAAAACACGTTTCGCTCCATTCGCTTTCAATATTTCAGCAGCTTGCTCGACACCTTTTACAGAACCGGAAATAACGATTTGACCTGGGCAGTTCAAATTCGCCATGTCAACTACTTCTTCCTTCACTTCTGCTAATGAAGCTTGAACAGCTTGCTCATCTAAACCGAGAACAGCGGCCATCGTTCCTTGCCCTTTTGGAAAAGCTTCTTCCATTAATTTTCCACGAGTAGCTACCAATGGGAGTGCTTCATCAAACGCAATCGCCCCAGAAGCAACGAGAGCGCTATATTCTCCAAGACTATGACCAACCGTCATGATTGGCTGCACCTCGTGCTTTAAAAGTTGAGTGTGTATAGCTGTACTTATTAATAACAGTGCCGGTTGGGCATACTCGGTTGCAGTTAACTGTTCTTTAGGTCCATTAAATATAATTTGGCTTAAATTTGTCTGTAACAGTTCATCTGCTTCATGGAATAATTGTTTCACTTCAGGGTAGGTGTTATACATTTCCCTTCCCATGCCTACTTCTTGAGACCCTTGTCCTGGAAACATAAACGCTACTTTTTTCATTGTTCTTCCCCCTTCGCTATATGTATCGACTCGATGGTTGATTGGATTGTTTCTGTAATTTGGTTTTCTACCATATAGCGTGCTTGCTTAATTGCGTTGGTTATCGCTCGTTGATCTGAAGAACCATGTGCCTTAATAACTGGAGCTTGCAGGCCAAATAAACCCGCGCCGCCATATTCCGAATAATCTAATTTTGTTTTCAATGCTGTTAAATCTTTCTTTAACATACTAGCCGCTAGTTTACTTTTAGTGGAAGCGGTTAATGTCTGTTTTAACATGGAAAAAATGGAGCCAGCTGTTCCTTCAATGGTTTTGAGGGCAATATTTCCTGTAAAACCATCGGTAACAACAACATCAGCAACCCGATTTAACAAGTCCCTCGCTTCGACATTACCCACAAAATGAATCGGAGCTTCTTGCAGTAACTGAAAAGTCTTCTTCGTTAATTCAGATCCCTTTCCGTCCTCTGTTCCAACGTTTAATAAACCTACTTTGGGGCGTTCGATAGAGCGGACTCTACTTGCGTAAATGGAACCCATGATAGCATATTGAAGCAAGTGGTTCGGTCTTGCATCCACATTGGCACCAACATCCAAAAATAAAAACCCTTGTCCATCCAGCGTAGGCAGCGTCGGGCTCAAAGCAGGGCGTTCAATGCCTTTAATTCTCCCGATTACGAACAAGCCTGCACTCATCAAAGCTCCAGTATTTCCGGCAGAAATACAAGCATCTGCTTTTCCTTGCTTCACCTCATTCGCTGTTAAGACTAATGAAGATTGTTTTTTTCTTCTGACTGCCCGAACAGGCTCGTCCTCTGCTGTGATTATTTCCGTTGTATGTAAAATGCTAACTCGCTCATGATCGCTTGCATATTTTTTTATTTTTGATTCATCGCCGACTAACGTAATGTGTAGATCTTTCATTTCAGAGACAGCTTTCATGGCACCGAGCACTACCGACTCCGGTGCATGATCGCCCCCCATGGCATCAATAGCTATTCTCATTTAGTCTGCTCCTTTGTGCTGATTCGATTGATACATATGGAAATCACCTGTAAATACTAATTCATTTTCTACAAAACTGTTCACATGAACAAGCGTCAATCCCTTTTCTTTCCCTTTTACTACAGCTTTTGCTATGACACGTTCGCCTTCTTTTACTTGTCTTGTGAATTTCAGTTCTGATTTAGCTGTTAAAGCCAATTCATCATTTAATACCGCAACAGCCAATGAGTTCGCCTGGGCAAACAAATGATGCCCTCGAGCGATTTTATTACGAGAAAACACATGCTCCTGACGAATATCTAGTATCGAAATAGCCCGTTCGTCTAATTCCAAATCAATCACTTCGCCGATCACTTCTTCAAGTGGCAATGCTTTAACCATTTCATTCCACTGCTCCGTCGCTACGGACTTAATACGTTGACGCAACTCAGGAATGGACAATTCCATCCGGTCGAGACGAATTGTTTGAATACTTACATCAAACTGCTTGGCTAACTCTTCATCTGTTATAAACGGCGTTTGCTCAATAGTTTCTTTTAATAAGCGCTGACGTTCAGCCTTTGGTCGTTTCATGACTGCACCATCCATATAGAATTATACATTACTCTTTTAGAAGTTGTTCAAAAAAGCTTGGTACCATTACGTAAAATTGCTTCATTTGCTAGTTTTAGTACTAGATGGACGTAAAGAATGCTTACTCTTGCATGATGCAGTTCAGAGAAGATGTCTTTATAGCAGAGCTTCTCATACACTGCCCTCCATCTAACCAATAGGACAAATACTCCTGTTAAAGTCCGTTACTACAGCCTTCCGTATCAGCAAAGCATACGACAGCAGCATACTTTACAGGATAAAGAAACATTGGCAGCAGTATGCAGCGTTTTTCAAGAATTGATGCTCTAACGCAATATTCTTTTTTGAACATAAATTTCACATGATGTAATTATGACTTGCTCCTAATAGTAATATATAATACCACACCTGTTTATGCAAACATTTATTAATCCAATTTTTCATCGGTTTGGAAATTATTTTCTACATATTGGAGAAGTGCCTGATATTCTTTGGTTTCCAATAAATCATTATCAATAATTTCCTGCGCATCTTTCCTGGCTGTTTCTAAAGCACGATAATCATGAACCATGTCAGCTACTTTAAATTCTGGCAGTCCACTTTGTTTTTTACCAAAAAAATCGCCTGGTCCACGCAATTGCAGATCCTGTTCCGATAAAGCAAAGCCATCCGTCGTTTCTGCCATAATGCGCATGCGCTCTTTCCCAGTCTCGCCTTTGGGATCGGCAATTAAAATACAATAGCTCTGTTTCTCCCCCCTGCCTACTCTGCCACGTAATTGATGCAACTGAGATAAGCCAAATCGCTCCGCATCATAAATCATCATAATGGTTGCGTTAGGAACGTTTACGCCCACTTCCACAACTGTGGTCGAAACAAGCAAGTGAATCTCATTATTTGCGAATTGTTTCATAACGGTATCCTTTTCTTCAGCCGATAGCCTTCCATGCATTAAGCCGATATGAATGGACGCTGGAAAATATGCCCGTAGATCATGGTATACATCTACTGCGTTTTGAATATCCAATTTGTCTGATTCTTCTATCAGCGGGCAAATGACATACGCTTGCTCACCAGAAACAATATGCTTACCGACAAACTGCAATACACGATCCAGCATCGATTCTTTAACCCAATACGTTTCGATTTCTTTTCTACCTACTGGCATCTGATCAATAACAGAGACATCCATATCTCCAAATGCAGTAATTGCCAAAGTTCGAGGAATTGGCGTAGCTGTCATAAACAAAACGTCTGGATACAAACCTTTTTCTCTTAAAACCCGTCTTTGCTCTACCCCAAATCGGTGTTGCTCATCCACAATAACAAATCCCAGATCGGCAAATTGCACATCGTCTTGAATCAATGCATGTGTCCCGACAACAATATCAAGTTGATGAGTAGAAATTTGTTCCAGTCGTTCTCTCCGCTTTTTCCCTTTAACAGAACCAGTAAGTAAGGTGATGGAAGCTCTATCTCCAAACAGTTCAGTTAGCGATTGGTAATGTTGTTCTGCCAATATTTCGGTTGGAACCATTAAAGCACTTTGCTTTCCAGCTGTAACAGAAGCATACAAACAAATTGCTGCTACAGCTGTTTTACCGGAACCAACATCACCTTGTAATAAACGGTTCATCCGATAAGGAGATGCCATATCCGCTAAAATCTGATGAAGTGCAGATTGCTGTGCATCTGTTAACGTAAATGGGAAACTATCCATAAATGCCTTCACACGTAGCTGATCGTATTGCTGGACATTACCAGTGGTTGCTTCACGTTTCCATTTTCGTAACAATTGCATCTTTAATTGAAATACTAAGAACTCTTCATAAATAAACCGTCTCCGCGCATGCTTCAATGCAATCCGGCTTTTGGGCATATGCATAGTCTGATAGGCTTCTTTACGACTTGGTAATTTGTATGCTGTTAAAAAAGGCGCTGGCAGTATTTCATCAATAGCGGCTGCATAGCTAGCCAATGCCTGTTGGATGGCCTTCTTTAATTTTGTTGGTGACAGCTCCCCTTTAGCGGGATAAACGGGCTGCATTTCATCTTGCTGGGAAGCAGGGCCTTTTTTATAAGTACTCACAGTGATTTGCAGTCGGTGTGCATCCCATTTCCCCACTAGAGTCACAGTATCTCCACTATGAATATGTTTTTTAGCAAACGCTCTGTTAAAAATAACTGCTTTTACAGCAACTTGTTCTACCTCTAGCGTGAATGTTAAACGCGATTTTTGCTTTCCATAAAAAGTAAGAGAAGGATCATGAATTACCCTTCCCTCAATCGTAACCTTATCGTCGTGTATGAGCTCACTCAGAGGTTTTATTTCGAACACATCATATCGATACGGAAAATAATTCAGTAGCTCTTCTACTGTATGAATTCCGATCTGAGCAAAATCCTCGCCCATTTTTTCCCCGACACCTTTCACGTGAGTAACAGGATCGGATAACATGTAACATCACTCTTTCTTAGCTTGATAATCCTAGCAATTTATCTTTTAACCATCGGCCGGTTGGTGTATCCGCCAAACCGCCCTCTCCTGTTTCTCGCAAACTGGAAGGCATTTGTTTACCAATTCGATACATCGCACCGATCACTTCGTCGCA
This genomic interval from Virgibacillus pantothenticus contains the following:
- the recG gene encoding ATP-dependent DNA helicase RecG, with product MLSDPVTHVKGVGEKMGEDFAQIGIHTVEELLNYFPYRYDVFEIKPLSELIHDDKVTIEGRVIHDPSLTFYGKQKSRLTFTLEVEQVAVKAVIFNRAFAKKHIHSGDTVTLVGKWDAHRLQITVSTYKKGPASQQDEMQPVYPAKGELSPTKLKKAIQQALASYAAAIDEILPAPFLTAYKLPSRKEAYQTMHMPKSRIALKHARRRFIYEEFLVFQLKMQLLRKWKREATTGNVQQYDQLRVKAFMDSFPFTLTDAQQSALHQILADMASPYRMNRLLQGDVGSGKTAVAAICLYASVTAGKQSALMVPTEILAEQHYQSLTELFGDRASITLLTGSVKGKKRRERLEQISTHQLDIVVGTHALIQDDVQFADLGFVIVDEQHRFGVEQRRVLREKGLYPDVLFMTATPIPRTLAITAFGDMDVSVIDQMPVGRKEIETYWVKESMLDRVLQFVGKHIVSGEQAYVICPLIEESDKLDIQNAVDVYHDLRAYFPASIHIGLMHGRLSAEEKDTVMKQFANNEIHLLVSTTVVEVGVNVPNATIMMIYDAERFGLSQLHQLRGRVGRGEKQSYCILIADPKGETGKERMRIMAETTDGFALSEQDLQLRGPGDFFGKKQSGLPEFKVADMVHDYRALETARKDAQEIIDNDLLETKEYQALLQYVENNFQTDEKLD
- the fapR gene encoding transcription factor FapR, with translation MKRPKAERQRLLKETIEQTPFITDEELAKQFDVSIQTIRLDRMELSIPELRQRIKSVATEQWNEMVKALPLEEVIGEVIDLELDERAISILDIRQEHVFSRNKIARGHHLFAQANSLAVAVLNDELALTAKSELKFTRQVKEGERVIAKAVVKGKEKGLTLVHVNSFVENELVFTGDFHMYQSNQHKGAD